Genomic window (Tripterygium wilfordii isolate XIE 37 chromosome 11, ASM1340144v1, whole genome shotgun sequence):
TTAGAATTGTCAGTTTGTCACCCTCTTGTAACGTCGACACTTCTCGATTCCTGAGTTGGTGTGACCCCACCTACAAGTAAGAAATTAAATTTCCGttgttaaaaattaaatatattttgtaGTGTCGGAGCTGGGTCCGGAAGATTCGGGTCGAAACATCGTGGAGATAATATTCAAATCAAGCTGGATGAAGAAGGATAGCCCAATCTGCAAGATTGAACGGATACTGAAGGTCCACAATCCCCAGCGCACAATCCAACGGTTTGAGGACTGCCGAGACGCAGTGAAATCACGTGCACTCAACAGCACGAGAAAAAACCCGCGGTGCGCTGCCGACGGGAACGAGCTGCTAAGATTCCACAGCACCACCCTTTCTTGCTCGCTCGGCGCGCGCGGCGGGACCAGCTTATGCGGCTCAGTCCCTGGATGCGGGGTGTGCACTACCATCAGGCACGGCTTCCAAGGTAAGGAATGCAAGGGGATTCGCACCACGGCAAGCAGTGGTGGGACCCACGACTCTTCTTTGGAGTGTACAGATGGGAGGCGGGCTATGATTGTGTGTCGCGTGATTGCCGGGCGGGTGAAGCGCGTGGTGGCTGATGATGCGGTTGAGGAGACTGGCTCGTACGATTCTGTCGCCGGGTACGCCGGGATCTACTCGAATCTCGAGGAGCTGTTTGTGTTTAATCCAAGGGCTATCCTTCCTTGTTTTGTCGTGATTTACAAAGCTATTGAGTCATGAATCATAATTTTGTATTAGAACAGTCGGTGACGACGTCGCATTAACTAAATCAAGGGCAACGTAACTGTCGTGGCCTGTCTGGGACGAGGGTACTGCCCGTAGAAGTCCACTGTAGTAGTCATTACGTCTTTGTTTTGCGTACAtagatttttaatttgtttctccAATGTTTTTGATGGATTTGGCTGAACTGCTCAGATTGCATTGCGTGTTTGTTAAACTGTTGGGGTTAGCAAAATTAGTAAACAATTTATtgttaatatttaatttatgcACTGAAACAATTGATTGATAACGTGACGAAGACAGTGTTCTCTGTGAGAGAAAGCAGCAATTGCagcttttataaaataaaaaatactggGAGTTTGCAAATGGAGGTCATTGAACTGTCCTCTTCAATGGACACCTTTCACTAAAGAAGATTAAAAGTTAATACTAATTATAGTTCAACTAAATCAACTATTCTCATTGTTCGAGCGTGTTTGGATTTTGAGAAAACTTGTTATTTATAAGGTAATATTTGATCATATAATTCAGtgataatataaaattataatatgtCAGAAAACCCATTATGGGTTGTGTAAATTTTAATTCAGTGAGAAAGGGCCAGATATATATTAGATTACTGAGAAGCTTGAGCTAGCATTATAAAATAGTGAGTTAAAATTCAGAGAAACTTCCTTATTGTCGGCACAGGCACCAGTCTCGCTCGTAGTTTGGTGGTAAAACTGAGATTCGCGCAAGCTCTGTCCAAGTATCATGCGTTGACAGAGAGAGGGTTCATGATTGGCCAATCCAGGTATTAGGGTATTTTTTAAAGTATAGGGTTTAAAACGTATGCTCTAGCGTAATCGCTAGGTATTTATCAAAATACCTAATAGcttatttgacatttttataaactaatttatttttaacaatttataaaataatttaattttccagATATAAATTctgccaaaagctaaaatttAATTTGACAAGTGACAAGGGAGAAGTGGAGAACAATCAATACATTGGCTCGTTTTTCCTGCTTGGGTCAAAATGGTCCCGTCTTGTTAAAGCCCTTGTTTTGGTTGGACAAGAGATCAGGCCCGTTTATTTTAATGGGCCTCAATTTTGAATCTTAGGCCGGGCCTACCCTTTGGACCAATTAGAACCCATAAGAAAAGGGGAGAATTTGGGCTTAGTGACCTCTATATTAAGTATTTCTAGTTTAGTGACTAAAAGAACGTCAattagattatttttttatgtttggaaaCAAGAACCATTAGAAAtcaaagtgaaaaaaagaaatcaaggatATTGTTGGCTCTGGCTATGGACCGGCATGGATTTGTTTTTATGAGCTATGACCATAGTTCTTAGGCTCATAAAACGACGCGTCTTTATATGAGAGGTGCAAGACCTTTACTTAGATACCATTTGGTTGGTTTATACCAATTCGATATGGGATATTAGTCTTGATACTTCTCGATACTTGTGGACTAGGTTGTCCAGATTTAACAAGTGGACAGGTAGAGGTCACGTCGAAATAGATCGAAtctttgctccgataccatgtttgAAAATCCAAACATATCAAGAATATTATCCATTCTAGACCACATGTTCTTAAAATTTTGTTCTTCTTAGGCTGTCACTATTGGTTCTTATACCCAAAAAGTGAGTCCTTATGTGAGAGGTGTAAGACCTTTACATATATACAATTCGGTTGGGTTATGCAAATCCAATATGGGGTATTAGTTTTGATAATAACAGAAAATTAAACAACGGGATCATTGGTTAAGATGGTGAACTTAACCGGATAACTCTTAGTATAAGCGAAaagtcgtgagttcaagtctcttGGGTGTTTCCATTATTACAATTTACGAGATGAACCCTTACTCAACTCAACGTGTACTAATGTCACTCTGCGTCATCAACTATCTTTCGGTCACTTAGTTCTGCGTCTTTAACTATCCTTCGGTCACTTGGTGTCATAATTTTCCCAAAGAAAAGGTTAATTCATTACTCATCGCTCATTAACAACCTGAAATCATAATTACATTGTTAACATTTTTCAGGACCTAAAGACTTTCTCTAATTTAAAATTAACGAAGGCAGTGATTAAACTGAGGCCTCATCATTGTCCCACTAGTGTATTATACAGAGGAAAAGTACAAAGACACAATCATATCTGAGTTAAGAAGATCATCATTATTCCTTCAGTACTCTTAAGTTTTAATGATATCACATGAGTAGAGGAGTGGGCTCTTCTTTTCTCCTTCAAACTTGTAGTTTTCCTGGAAAATCTTTTTCAACTTCCTAGAAAATTTTGTGCCCACATTGATTGTTCTCTTTGGTCCCCTGCCCTGATAGGTACATTGCGCAAGAAAAACTTTTGGACCACAATTCAGAGTTTCAAAGGTACGATCGAATGGCTTCTTtgactgggaaaaaaaaaacagaaagctAATCAGAAATTTAACTTACTTGCATTTCTAATCAATATACGATCATATCTAACTAATTAGTCATTACTAAGGCTGCAACATATAACATGTAAAATCCACTAACCATTTCTCTCACACTGCAGGTTGATGAGTTGAAAAGAACTGGAAACATGTCTTCTTGTTTATTGTCAAAAGGTcccacatttatatatatatatatatatagttttctttTCCTGGGAACATGCAAGTTTAAGTAATGGTCAAATGCACTCTTATACTTGTTGTACGTGATGACTGGAGTGAAGAGGAACAGTTCATCACCAAACCACAAGAGTTATTCACAATAAATTTGTTGTTAACCTCACTGGAAAGGATCAAGGGGCTGCGCAATTCATTTAGAATAGAAAAGTCTATAATTTTAATCTAATGATTTTGGAGGCGTGTCATATCATACCacacttttattttttcatttaaaaCTTGTTTGACTTTTTCAACTCCACCATTAGATGTAAATTATGGACTATAAGGAATTACAGATCTCCAAATCTCATTGGAAGTTAATTGATCAGTGATATTGAACGTCTGATGCGCTTTTCTATAATCGTAGGATATTGCCACCTAAGTTTAATTGGTCACTAAACTTAAGTTTTCATATTCGGTAGCACTACGTATCCCTAATAAATTcagtcataacatgtaattagacaacgtaataacgaaattcaatgtaattagataatgtAATACTGTTACGGCcggttatggaagaaattgttagggatatatagagttttcgtATTTATCTATGAACTCTTATGTTTCATGCTTCAACCACCTTGAACCCTTCGATAAAAGTTAACTTTAAAGGTGGGAAAATTATTTAAGGCATGACATTCTTTGAGTTTAAGATATACAGTCAATGCATGAGCCAACCCTAATTAATAAACAAACTAAGTTGTCTGGACAAGCGAAACCCATccaaatgatttggtcacatgGTGTTCATCATCTCTGaatattccttttttttcctttttctttttataacctCACGACACCCATGATAGCTTTACAATTCTCGGAGAAAGAAAGCTCTTGtctgaaattatacaaatatgtACAGGCCTcaaagagacagagacagagacagctTTGTTATACAAGTAACAGGTGATCAAGCCTgcagtagtagtagtagtggtCTTGTCTCTCCTAATAAGCTAAACTTGTCTGCAATGAAGCTGTTTGATCGGTTGCGTAAGTTACTCATGCGACTggttttctctcttccttcttcttcttcttctcgcgGCTCTTCGGGCACGTCAACCATGCAAAGATACTCATGTTCTGAAAGATTTGATCCGCCGAAGAATTCATGCAGCTCATATTACTCCTCTCAATCGCATTACTCTGAGGCCATTGCTGATTGTATTGAGTTCTTCAATAAGTCGTCGTCGCAAGATGGGATGAATCTCGAAGGTCGAAAATCGGATGTTTTTGTTTGATCTTACTTACACACAAcgatcattatatatatatatatatctactttGGTTAAATTGTTGTTGAATTGGTTCCATATAAGCTTCTCATATACAT
Coding sequences:
- the LOC120008874 gene encoding uncharacterized protein LOC120008874, giving the protein MKERTRSASIFLYYHLALLFMAVLSFLPEPTETKKQTPSRHKRKKQKQPSSWDQIKNLLTCKQIEGSRVHDPSKNPNGYSKLGSSCSSICSFRDVVHGNTRVVHRADNSPESSTVGQETGLLSRKPGTKGSSSSRSLSGSNGGGTYPSHSKGMQFRKLSGCYECHTIVDPSRYPSPRTISACSHCGEVFPKIESLELHQAVRHAVSELGPEDSGRNIVEIIFKSSWMKKDSPICKIERILKVHNPQRTIQRFEDCRDAVKSRALNSTRKNPRCAADGNELLRFHSTTLSCSLGARGGTSLCGSVPGCGVCTTIRHGFQGKECKGIRTTASSGGTHDSSLECTDGRRAMIVCRVIAGRVKRVVADDAVEETGSYDSVAGYAGIYSNLEELFVFNPRAILPCFVVIYKAIES